Genomic segment of Leishmania panamensis strain MHOM/PA/94/PSC-1 chromosome 20 sequence:
GGCCACCCTTCGCGGCGTTTCTGAACTCCGCGCACACGTTCAtcagcgctgcagccaccaccTTGGCGACAGTGTTCATCGTCACAATGTCCTTACCGGGCAGCGTGGCAGGGAGGATGGCGGCTGTGCCCTCCACAAGAGAGCCTTCCTGGAATCCCAGCGCCGACGTGGTGCCGTCTGCGCAAAGCCCAAAAGACAGGTTGACGTGGTTGCGGTAGCCCTCCCTCAGGGGGCTCGTGAAGATGCCGAGAAAGCGATCTTGAAAGGAGGCGTAGCCGTACCCGTGGGACGGCAGAATTGCTCGCATCACGCTGAGGCAGTGCCGTTTCTTGCGGTCCAGTTGTTCCTCCATGCTAAGGTGCTCGTACTGAGCCAGCTTACTACCCCCGTTGCCGTTGTTGCCGTCGCGCAGACGCTTCACACCACCCTTGTGAGTGAGCTCCAAGTCTCGTGATGAGACAGACGCCTCCATCCAAGGGCGGCCGCGGTGGGAGATAGTCTGCAGCAGAGTGGAAGCGACCGCGCGGTCCTCAGGGGTCTTGAAGGCCATGAAAAGGTATGGATTCTTGGGGTTCTTGTTGATGCGGAGAAGTCCCttgagcagcggctgctcttGTATCTCGCGCTGCTCAGCTGGCAGAGTTTTTGCAATGAGTTTCTTGATGGCGCCTACGGTGGAGTACTTGTCATGGGTGTCAATCTTAAGAAGATTGGCATTGCTGTGCTCGTGCAACTGTACGGCATCGTGCGTCTCGGTGCtcggaggaggtggtgaaaTAGGCATGACTGAGGGCGCACTGGGAAGACAGAATtgaggagacggaggagggagggacgaaTGGAAGGCTCTGGCGTGCATTAGcggatggtggtggcggagcgtTCGGAAGTAACACGGACACAAATTCAATCCGCCTCACTTAGTTACGACCACCATACACTTGTCACAATGAAATGCAAGTTGTGTTTCGATCAGTCCATCTTTCATGTCATCGCTGCACGGCAAAAATACCGGCGCGCGCCcacacatgcgtgtgtgtgtgtgtgtgtgtgtgtgtgtggggtgccACTTATGTGCGAGAGGCGAAGGcagagggaggtggagggggcgagAAATTGACACTCATACGCCCACGTACAGACACACGCTCACGGGAGTGTTGGCAGTTACTGTGAGTAAGTTGAAAACCGACGCGGAGAGACAGACCCTGCAGTGTGATGAGGGGAATGAGGAGGTGAAACTGATGGACGAATAGGTTAGTAGTGGGGAGCAGGAATGACACAAAGGGCGGGAGGACACCAAGTTCTTCGACCCCACCAATGGTGCCACATCCATCTTGTTCTCCCCTCGCCTACCCCCCTCACCGTCTGCAGTGACCTCCGTTATGTCCGCTTCGCCGCAGCCTCCACACGACTCTCGACAACCGAAGCCAAGGCGTGGATCATGAGATCGACCGAGTTGGCGTACTCTTCCTCAGGCACCGCAACGACGATGACGTAGTGAAATCGGCCATTGGAGTTGTAGAAGGCGCGGCACAGACTATGGGCAAGCGGCTGACCAGGGGCTGGCGTAAAAGTGacctccgccaccgcgctATTCAGCTGCTTGGCGAGCATCTGGCACATGCCCTCTTTATTACCGGCGTCGCGCGCCTGAGTGCTCGTCGGTGTGCTGGTATTCACAGCACTGTCACTGTTGCCCTTGAAGGGCACTCTCATCTCCgttggcagaggcggcggatAGCCCTCGGAGAGTAGCTCCAGCGAGTTGTTCACCGACGCGTTGAAGCGCTTCAGGAAGATGTGCAGAAGCCGAACGCTGTCTGCCTGCTTTACGCGCTGCTTATATGCAAAGCAGTTAAGTGAGATGCCATGCACGGCGACACCCGACCCTCCCGAGGCCTCCATTGACAGTGGTGGACTACACTGGATGGCAATACTgttgtcgcgcagcagctctgtcACCCGCCAGCTGGAGGGAATATTGTACTGGACGTAGTAGTCCATGCGTTCGCACAGGTCCCATAAAACGTCACCTACGGTGGAGTCGATGGTCACGTTTgtagaggcgctgcggatggagggagaggcgtcACGCAGCAGGCCAGAGGCAAAGCTCATGCCTTTGCCCAATAGGCTCTCACTTGTCTgcgttggcgctgcgccggccCCTGTCCACCGCGCCAGGACGCAGCTTCGAGGCACTTGTTCGCGTGCTTCGTGCGCCGTCCAGCGGGGCTGGCTCAGGATAGCAGTagcagctggtgctgcccTAGCAGGCAACACTGCCGAGCAGCGCCGAAGAGCCTGCATTACTGTACGCCTGGGGAGCGCGCCAACAAAGCcgtgtgcaggtgcggctgcaccCACAAAAGAGTTGAGCACAGGTGATCGCTAACGCCTCACGGGTTAGTGGAAGGGGTGATGGGAGGCTAATCAAAGCAGCTTTCTCTCcgcccgcctctctctccgctcgtGGTAGTGGAAGAAGGGAGCGTGTGGAGCggaaacacgcgcacagggGTGTACGCTTCTCCCTACCCAGCTGCTGATGCAGTCTATTGATGTAGGCCTCTCGCTGTGCGAAAAGCGGAGTAGGggagcacagagagcgaggcgtCAACTCCGCGTGCTGCCCCGCTGTGGTCTTGTAGTGTGTCCCCTTGAACGATTGAAGAGAGGGAtgcgcgggggggggggaagggctgATGGTGTGGGTGAATATAGAGCTAAAgatgtacgtgtgcgtgagagTATGTGCGagtgtgaaagagaggggaaagggtgaggcggggggaggTGCACGTACGTTGGTGAGCGAGGATCGAGACGCAGACAAAAGCTCAAGGCATAGTCGAGTAACACAGGTAAAATGTGAGCAAGCggtaagagagaggcgagcgTGGGCTAGGGGAGGCCGGAGGGTGGAGGTAGATGACATCCAGCCGTGACTCTCCCCATCCCACCTgtatgagagagagagctacTATAGTGATCCTGCCTTACACGAGGAACAGCGGCACTGACTCAAGCGTTGCTCGTGCGACGGACAAAACCGCACCGTTTTCATTGTCTGTTTTGGTTGTTCGTTGCGTCGATCTTGTAGAGACTTGTGAACACTTTTTTGTCTGTTGTTTAGACACAACGCCTcttcagcagcacatcaCAAAGACGACTCAGTGGCCAACAACCCAACCGCCGCTAGGGAAGATGGGGACATGCACATGGGTGAGGCAACAGAGTCATATACACAAACGCGGAgaggagcgaagagagagtgtgtgagcAACTGCCTCGATCATGACTCACCGTCTGCATTCTTTTGCTGCCCAAGGATGTCCTTCCATCTACTGGCAACGTACTTGCGCGCCTCGAACAGAACGTAGCGGGTCATCTCGCGGCGGATGAGTAGCGGTGCGTTGATGATCTTTGCGTCCACCTCCTTCAAGAAGTCCTTCAGCGCATCTTTTGCGAGCAGCGTGGAGAGCTCGTTGGGAGTCATAGACTGCGTCTCGAACGGGTCGGTACCGATTTTGGACAGGACACTCTGAAGGCGATTTTCACACACGTGGCTAAGCAGGTGCTGTGTCGCCTGGCACACCTCGGGCTCTCGAATGACGCTTTCCATGTCCGGTAGCTGAACGCCGGAGACTTGGATGGACTGCCGCCGAacctcctccatctcgtCTACACGCGGCCCCTGGCGACGATCGGTCGAGATCTCCTGGAAGGCAGTGCACTTCAACTTCATGATGGTGAGCCCCTTTGGGTCGAAACCAGGCTCgccacgacggcggtgcttTACCACGAGGCCCTCCGACCAGTTTCCCTTGAGCGGGTAGTCGCCCATCCCCACCAGCGGAGGAATTGTCGTGACGAAGTTCTCCACGTCAAACGCGGTCACTTTGCTCAGTGGCCCTCGAATGATAGCCTTCGCGTAGAGCAGGCCCGGAATTTTCTCAAAGATGGCCAGGGCTTCGTCGTATGTCATAGTGTAGTaatcctcctcctcggtcaTCCGGTACTTGATGTCGAAGGCGTAGAAGTGCAGGTCTGGGCAGTACTGTGGGAAGGCGTTGTTCTGCACAGCTGTAATGGTGCGCGGCCTGCCGGCCACCATCAcgctctgccgccgcttTGGCACGCTTGGGTGGTCATACTTGCCGCCAAAGAGCTCCCCGTTAATAATAACGGTGCTGGGTGAAGAGCCGAGACGTTCCATGAGCAGTTCTCGGCCTTTCTGGGCATACCTTGCGAGATCTGGTATCAGTATGTGGTAGCCAAAGAAATGCTCGTGCGGCGGCATGATGCCGCTCCGCTTTGCGTACTGAAGAGTCTTTCCGTGTTCTGTTGAGTAGATGCCAAAGTTAGCGCCATGGACCTTTTCCGTGGCAATCCACTCATCATTGAAGAGACCAGCGTTCTTCAGTGCCTCAATGCGTCGTGAGTGGGCGTTTTCAATCTCACTATAGCGCTCAAACAGcgcttccctttcccccgaAAAGAGAATCGGCGAGCGCCGCACGAGCTGTGCAAGCAGGCATCGTCTAAGCATCGTCGCACATGCACAGAATAACGCCTTCGGTTGATGCGCTGATAGGCTTCACTGTGGAGAGATGGTCTGACGGCTGCCAGACATCGCTCGTCCCAAGCCGAAAGGATGCTGAGCAAGTGCTCTCGCGTGCGCACCAAGGTTGAATTCTTTTCACTTTTCCTCTTCACGTGCTGATTTGTTCACCGAACATGAGAGAACACATAAAATATACACGaccagaaagagagatggcAGGGGGTTCTGTAGTGAAGGTGGTCAGATGGTCGTGGGTAATCAGCTACCAACAGTTGCACACGCGCACTGACCTttacgcgcgtgtgtacgtttctgtgcgtgcagctggaggccaaacaggaaaggggagaggggagggggaggcagtcGTCCCCAACGAAGCCGCCAAAAtgcaaaaaaagaaagattAACTCGAGTGTGACACGAACTGACCTCTTTTCATCTATCTTCACCATTATCCAGGATAGCAACTGTGGTAATACAGGTACAACagtcgcggcagcagcagctctactGAGAATACACATAGTCGTATCGATTTTCATATTCATTTTTCTCCCCATTTGAAGAAAAGCTAAGAGAGACATCAAATAACAGAAAGCACAAAGAGGGTCGTGTGCGGCAACCCATGTTGCAGCAAGCTGTCTCTGCAACTCAacaggcgctgctcctccttcccctaatacaaacaacaacacgcAAATTCATGGATGCGTGACAATGAGGTTGGCTCCACAACAACAGCATCAGCACACACTCGCTCGCAGAAAAGCCCCGGCAGTCGCATTGATCGATGCCACGCGATGCGCAACCTCACTCGAACGGAATCACCTTCTTTGGTTTAACCAGCGCTATCATGCTCGGGcagcacacgtacacgtccGCATCAGGGAAGTCGTTTAGAAGAGCCACACGATCTGCGTAGGTGTCGAACTGTGAGGCAGCGCACATGTACACGATATCGTGGCGCACATCTGGCCTCCGCAGCCGGAGCTCCTGTGCGTGCTTCTCAATGCTCAGATAGGTTGGAATGACGTTGGGGCACACAGTGTCGACAGCCGAGAGCGCATGGCTTCCCGGCTGCCGAACGATAGTTACGATGCTTGAATCCTTCACTACGTTGAGCTCATTGCACATTTCATTCACGGCAACGGCAGGGAGTACATCACCGTCCACGAAGGCCACAACTGTACGCGGCGTGCGCTTTGGCTTAATGCGCACCCCCGCCTGCACGTCCAGCGCAACGTCTGCGTTTCTCAGTACTTCTCCGACAATGTTCACATCATTGATATCAGCCTTGCTGAGCGCATACTCCAGTGGCATATACGTGTTGTGATGCAGACGCGCTCGCTTGGTGCAGAACTGCTGAAGCTTCATCATAGACAGCGCGTACGTCTCAGCGGGTctcggcgaggaggacgctcGCTGTTCCTGCGCCTCCGGCTCAGGAGTGGGTCGTACATGCCACTTGGCTTGCAGCTTGTTGCTATCTTCCACACTCAGTAGCTGAGGGAATTTCAAGACTGCCTCCTTCAGGGTCACAGCACCAACCTCGGAAGGCGAAAACAACGGGAACTCATCCTCCAGAAGTGCTTGCAGCTGAGATCCCGAGAGCCCGGATTCtggcacacgcgcagcgatgcggcgcatCCAGTTAAGCGcggcggctctctctcttcctgtcttCTCCAGGAGAGCTCTCGGTGTTCTCACCAGCATTGTTGAACGCCGGAGCTCCTTCTGGACCTCTTCACTCCTTTTTTTCGTCAACTGCGTGACAAGCGCTGCAGGGGTTTTGCAGTTTTAGTACGTTCCTTTTCCCTTGACAAATCTCCTCGCCCTGAGGTGTGCGTTGCCTCAGAATGCGCCGTCAAAGACTCGATGATAGCAAGAgcggagaaaaaagggggaggggggggaagcgggaGACACATAGACACACGTACGCTGGCATGCGCATACATGCTATCGTGCGCACATACAGAAAGAACGTGGTGGGTGAAGCGAGACTTGAGGCTAAGGATGAAGATTTCGCGTAGAACTTTCTCTCCAGGCTCCCTTCTCCCGGTGGGTCTGAACACGTGTCTGAGCATGGGAAAGAGGAACTAGAAAGGACGAGCAAGTGACATTGGGATGCCGCTTAATCTTTTACCGCCGGTGCTGCATATAAACGGAGACCTCTGCGAGAACTGCGTACGACTGAGCCTtgtgaatgtgtgtgtgcgcgacGAATTGACACGTCCTCTCCATGCGTCCCAAGGACGGAGGCGCGCGCCTCTACCAAAGACACGGCCATAcagacaacagcagcgatTAAAAAGCAAACAAGACGCAGCCTGTGCGGGTCAGCGCCTCTATGGCATCCTGTGATACACAGTAAGTGGTGGATGTGGTTTTGTCTTGTCTACAGCGTACAgttacagagagagagacacacactgTGTACAACACGGGAGGGTGTAGCGGAAACCAGGCGTATTTCCCTGGATGATATCCTCTATACGTAGCAAGGCCGTAAAGTAGAGGGGAGTTGTAAGGGGTTGCGCGGGGGTGGTGCGGTACCAGAGGCGCATACTCCGCCAGAGTAACAACAGCAGTCAGCCATGGCGAAACGACAACGAGCACCTCAAACAACTTCACCTGTAGAGCGAAAAGCACACCTTCTTCCCCATGCGCACATACGCGCCCTCAGGTGTACATACTGAGCAGCAAAACACGAAGAACATAATGACTAGACACAGAAAGAGTGTGAGGGtaacgaaaaaaagagatgAAACTGTCAGGCAATCCAACTTCTctgcccaccacctccctcctttccgtCGGCATCTTTTTCGGCACGGGGTCTGCATGTGGGGCACAAAAGGAACACATCGATAGTAACAGGGATGCGGTGGATGAtggaggagaaaagagaacacgaaggagagaagaataACATCCACTGACCAACTAATAATGACGATGAAGATAGCTTGAGGAAACTGAGCAACAAGGAAAAATAGGAGAGTGAcggggaaaagagaggcgtaCAGGGAGAGATAGAGAGGGCGTGAGGGAAAGATTacggtgtgtgcatgtgctcgTGTTGCTAGCTCATCATCATCAGCAAAGactgtttttctttcatttggccgacatgcacacacacccgcacatgCATGTACACCTATGAATTTCCCTTGTCGACACCGCAGcggacaccaccaccgtctgtCGCACCAGCTGCTGACAAGTCGCGCAGTGAATGGTGTGCTCACCTCATCAGCCAGGTAGTGCACTAACTCAGCAAAAAAGGGATGAGAGCCACATACTATCCGCAAAGAGAATTCGATACACCAGTGTGTGCGTACACACCAACACGCGGACATATCTCCTTCGACATGACACAGCTGTGTTGGCCTGCAAAGACGACGAAACAAAAGGACTGAACAGGTGTGAGAAAAAGAGCTACAGTAGAAAAGCTTCCTCGCTTGTACGCCGTTGCCGCGGGAGGGACAACACACAACGGGTGCTGAACAAGACTCTTTAGCAGGTTTGCGacggggaagagagagaga
This window contains:
- a CDS encoding hypothetical protein (TriTrypDB/GeneDB-style sysID: LpmP.20.5840), yielding MLVRTPRALLEKTGRERAAALNWMRRIAARVPESGLSGSQLQALLEDEFPLFSPSEVGAVTLKEAVLKFPQLLSVEDSNKLQAKWHVRPTPEPEAQEQRASSSPRPAETYALSMMKLQQFCTKRARLHHNTYMPLEYALSKADINDVNIVGEVLRNADVALDVQAGVRIKPKRTPRTVVAFVDGDVLPAVAVNEMCNELNVVKDSSIVTIVRQPGSHALSAVDTVCPNVIPTYLSIEKHAQELRLRRPDVRHDIVYMCAASQFDTYADRVALLNDFPDADVYVCCPSMIALVKPKKVIPFE
- the REL2 gene encoding mitochondrial RNA ligase 2 (TriTrypDB/GeneDB-style sysID: LpmP.20.5830); translation: MLRRCLLAQLVRRSPILFSGEREALFERYSEIENAHSRRIEALKNAGLFNDEWIATEKVHGANFGIYSTEHGKTLQYAKRSGIMPPHEHFFGYHILIPDLARYAQKGRELLMERLGSSPSTVIINGELFGGKYDHPSVPKRRQSVMVAGRPRTITAVQNNAFPQYCPDLHFYAFDIKYRMTEEEDYYTMTYDEALAIFEKIPGLLYAKAIIRGPLSKVTAFDVENFVTTIPPLVGMGDYPLKGNWSEGLVVKHRRRGEPGFDPKGLTIMKLKCTAFQEISTDRRQGPRVDEMEEVRRQSIQVSGVQLPDMESVIREPEVCQATQHLLSHVCENRLQSVLSKIGTDPFETQSMTPNELSTLLAKDALKDFLKEVDAKIINAPLLIRREMTRYVLFEARKYVASRWKDILGQQKNADGES
- a CDS encoding hypothetical protein (TriTrypDB/GeneDB-style sysID: LpmP.20.5820), whose amino-acid sequence is MSFASGLLRDASPSIRSASTNVTIDSTVGDVLWDLCERMDYYVQYNIPSSWRVTELLRDNSIAIQCSPPLSMEASGGSGVAVHGISLNCFAYKQRVKQADSVRLLHIFLKRFNASVNNSLELLSEGYPPPLPTEMRVPFKGNSDSAVNTSTPTSTQARDAGNKEGMCQMLAKQLNSAVAEVTFTPAPGQPLAHSLCRAFYNSNGRFHYVIVVAVPEEEYANSVDLMIHALASVVESRVEAAAKRT